Below is a window of Impatiens glandulifera chromosome 2, dImpGla2.1, whole genome shotgun sequence DNA.
gttaatGTAGATGGACATTGATTGCCGGTCGAATTCCAGGAAGAACTGCGAACGATGTGAAGAATTTATGGAACGTCAACCTAAAAAGGACTCAAAAACCAAATTATTCCAACTTAAAATCTGATATTTTACCAAAGATCgatacatcaaacaaggttgaAGTCATCCGACCTCGAGCTCGAACCTTCTCTAAGAACTCgtttttcttgaaaaataaatcgTTGATGATTAAAACACGTGACAATATAATTCACAAAACATGCGATAAAACAACAAAACTTACCTATCCAAATCAATCAAAAAGAACTCTATTAGAGCATGATCAAGACAATGAAGGTTCTCTTTGGAATTTGAAATCTCCCTACAATGAGGAGGTAGATATCGATATGCCAAGTAAAGACATGTCTCCAGAACAAGGAAATGATTATTGGCAACAATATTTATCTACACCGCACTCTTTTGCTCTAGAGTCAGCCATAGAAGCAGATTGTGTTTTTCTTGAACAACAAACTCTTCCCGAACTAAACACCAATTGGGATGACCTCTTATGTGAAAATATTTGGAACCTCCTAGGAGATGAACATGTTTTGTTTTAGCTAGTTTTATATTTTGGGATAAGTGTTTAAATTGAAGCATTTgattgttatgtatgaataatgtGACAATGTTTtccttaaatttaaataatggcATCTCATATAATGAAGTTAAAAGTCTGAAATAGTAAAGATAGGGTTTAAGAAAATATTGAgataaattacattaaaataacGAGACAAGAAAATAGTTATAGATCAATAGTACTAATGAAATAATAGAAAAGTCACattatagtaaaaataaattaatcaaacaataaataataatcttaataCTTATCCCCAAAACAGGATTGGATGCTTCCATTAAGCCAAATTTCAtaagggttatttaaataatttatcatacttacatgtttttaatatcaattgaaatattatttatttaatttcttattttaataaatactaatatatataaatattttcatacaataacataaatacataaaaaaaccataattatttaaataactcaaataagttatttaattaataacttaaaCCAACCCAAAcctaagttatttaatttatattataaccCTACATCAATCACCTCAAAAATCTCAATATCTTTAATGGTCTCAATCTTTTGGAGTTTTCACTCATATGCATCATGAGTTTTTGTCCATTTTTTCTCTtgtatattcttttatatatatttcaattctcatatattttaatatttataaactgaGTTTAAagttataagtttaattttattttgttatataatttatttatatattaatcttgtttatgtaattaattttatttttttatataatcttttaattttattttttatatatttatatatatttaattatatttttttatgtatcctaaatttataataattaaaaaaaaataaattaaaaaatatattaaaataaaatacaaagtaaaaaaataacattgcAAACtacctataaaaataaaaatattttagactaCATAAAgatttcaagaaaaaaatagtCGATTTTAAGATTTCAtatcttgataaaaaaattaagatataaagAAGCTCACATTTTACTTCATAAtgcattaattgattatatGTGGAAAGAGTGGTGCATCGTCTATTTTATGTGTAcgaactatttttattttttatttttagtaatgtttgtttgaatgtaattttcttgtttggtttattttaactttcgtttatataatgatgtttaattttatttttaatatatataaattattaatttataattaatttt
It encodes the following:
- the LOC124927125 gene encoding transcription factor MYB1-like; the protein is MMKVEGLGIRKGAWSAEEDLLLTRYIHKHGEGNWHLIPKTSGLNRCRKSCRLRWLNYLSPNIKRGSFADDEIDLIVRLHKLLGNRWTLIAGRIPGRTANDVKNLWNVNLKRTQKPNYSNLKSDILPKIDTSNKVEVIRPRARTFSKNSFFLKNKSLMIKTRDNIIHKTCDKTTKLTYPNQSKRTLLEHDQDNEGSLWNLKSPYNEEVDIDMPSKDMSPEQGNDYWQQYLSTPHSFALESAIEADCVFLEQQTLPELNTNWDDLLCENIWNLLGDEHVLF